In Pyrus communis chromosome 1, drPyrComm1.1, whole genome shotgun sequence, the following are encoded in one genomic region:
- the LOC137743930 gene encoding cytochrome P450 CYP82D47-like — MEFSLPFLNTAVAGLFAILLFSFYFIQKFRAATNARGSKPPKLAGGLPLLGHLDLFGGSQLPHITLGALVDKYGPIFTIKIGIHSALVINTWEAAKECFTTNDSIVSSRPATLGIKHLSYDFAMFGFSPYGPYWREIRKLVSIELLSNRRLELLKSVRVSEVEMSLKELYKRWTERKDGGSSGDISVEMKKWFGDLTLNVVLRMIAGRRDFNVVNGNLNDEKEARTWQNAMREFFRLVGMFVLGDAIPWLWWLDLGGHQKAMKQTAKALDSIVMGWLEEHKQRRAKGHDQQDFMGVMLSVFDGAHVSGFDTDTVIKATCLALIAGGSDTTTVTLIWTLSLLLNNRHALKKVHEELDKHVGKERLVNESDISNLVYLQATVKEAMRLCPAGPLSAQREFTEDGTVGGYHVPKGTWLLVNLWKIQTDPRVWADPMEFKPERFLTTHKDIDVRGQHFELMPFGSGRRACPGITFGLQATLLTLAGFLHTFDVSTLKNAPVDMTGSVGLTNMKLTPLDVLVKPRLSPQIFMN, encoded by the exons ATGGAGTTTTCTCTCCCATTCCTAAACACTGCCGTAGCTGGACTCTTTGCCATACTTCTATTTTCGTTCTATTTCATACAAAAGTTTAGGGCGGCTACCAATGCCAGGGGTTCCAAACCACCAAAATTGGCAGGTGGGTTGCCTCTGCTAGGTCATCTCGATCTATTCGGAGGATCCCAGCTTCCCCATATAACCTTGGGAGCCCTGGTTGACAAATATGGACCAATCTTCACCATCAAAATTGGCATCCACTCAGCTCTGGTGATAAATACTTGGGAGGCTGCCAAGGAGTGCTTCACCACCAATGACTCGATTGTTTCCTCCCGTCCCGCTACCCTAGGGATTAAGCACTTGAGCTATGACTTTGCTATGTTCGGCTTTAGTCCCTACGGTCCATACTGGCGCGAAATACGCAAACTTGTATCCATCGAGCTACTCTCAAACCGAAGGCTCGAGTTACTCAAAAGCGTTCGAGTATCCGAAGTGGAGATGAGTTTAAAAGAGCTGTACAAGCGATGGACCGAAAGAAAAGATGGTGGATCGTCGGGCGATATTTCGGTGGAGATGAAAAAGTGGTTTGGGGATTTGACTCTAAATGTGGTTTTAAGGATGATTGCCGGAAGGAGAGactttaatgttgttaatggCAATTTGAATGATGAGAAAGAGGCAAGAACTTGGCAAAACGCCATGAGGGAGTTCTTTCGGTTGGTGGGAATGTTTGTGTTGGGAGATGCTATTCCTTGGCTTTGGTGGTTGGATTTGGGCGGTCATCAGAAGGCTATGAAACAAACTGCCAAAGCGTTGGACAGTATTGTTATGGGATGGTTGGAGGAGCACAAGCAGAGAAGAGCTAAAGGCCATGATCAGCAAGATTTCATGGGTGTGATGCTCTCAGTCTTTGATGGAGCACATGTTTCAGGCTTCGATACTGATACAGTCATCAAAGCAACATGTTTG GCTTTGATTGCTGGAGGGAGTGACACAACCACGGTGACTCTGATATGGACACTCTCGCTACTTTTGAACAACCGTCACGCTTTGAAGAAAGTTCATGAAGAACTAGACAAGCATGTTGGTAAAGAAAGGCTAGTGAACGAATCAGATATCAGCAATCTTGTCTACCTGCAAGCAACTGTTAAAGAAGCAATGCGTTTATGTCCTGCTGGACCACTCTCTGCCCAAAGGGAATTCACCGAGGACGGCACGGTCGGAGGCTACCATGTTCCGAAAGGCACGTGGCTGTTGGTGAACCTGTGGAAGATCCAAACCGATCCACGGGTTTGGGCTGACCCGATGGAGTTCAAGCCGGAGAGATTTCTCACCACCCATAAAGATATTGATGTTAGGGGTCAGCATTTTGAGCTCATGCCTTTTGGTAGTGGTAGGAGAGCATGCCCTGGTATAACTTTTGGCCTTCAAGCGACGCTTTTGACTCTGGCTGGTTTTCTACATACGTTTGATGTCTCAACTTTGAAAAATGCACCGGTTGATATGACCGGAAGCGTTGGACTTACGAACATGAAACTCACCCCTCTCGATGTCCTCGTTAAACCGCGCTTGTCTCCCCAAATCTTTATGAATTAG
- the LOC137747998 gene encoding uncharacterized protein: TRTQTVRFSHSHLTLVLVVFDLTLSHSLTQSLSLSLDLTSPSSTSPSLSHSLSFSTSSHPSDPHCGGAFLHGTEAEPRPPAPLTSLISLSTSSSRFQCTVHRFSPKSELRNDHKEITEKLNRNIEVLHSARVTPKQSSLKDSDGQSASVVNVVASASSTNVHTGSTNAMDVDVIVSVPLALVGEISDASPAAEDGLQLGDQIVKFGSVENGDNLLQKLASEAQANQGRGIPVILVRQGAQVNFTMTPRTWQGRGLLGALVNISY; the protein is encoded by the exons ACCCGCACTCAGACAGTGAGATTCAGTCACTCTCACCTCACCCTCGTCCTCGTCGTCTTCGACCTTACCCTCAGTCACAGCCTCACtcagtcactctctctctctctcgacctcACCTCACCCTCCTCGACCTCACCCTCACTTAGTCACTCGCTCTCTTTCTCGACCTCATCTCATCCCTCAGACCCTCACTGTGGAGGAGCCTTCCTTCACGGCACAGAGGCAGAGCCACGGCCACCGGCGCCGCTCACCTCTCTGATCTCTCTCTCGACTTCTTCATCCAGATTCCAGTGCACTGTGCACCGATTCTCCCCCAAATCAG AATTGCGAAATGATCACAAAGAGATTACCGAGAAATTGAACCGAAACATAGAAGTTCTGCATTCGGCAAGGGTTACTCCGAAACAATCATCACTCAAAGATTCGG ATGGCCAAAGCGCATCAGTTGTCAACGTGGTTGCATCTGCATCCTCAACCAATGTTCATACTGGTTCTACCAATGCCATGGATGTGGATGTGATTGTGAGCGTACCCCTTGCGTTGGTGGGTGAGATATCTGATGCATCACCAGCAGCAGAGGATGGTTTGCAGCTTGGAGATCAGATTGTTAAATTTGGTAGTGTGGAAAATGGCGATAATTTGTTGCAGAAACTTGCTTCTGAGGCTCAAGCTAATCAGGGCCGTGGGATACCTGTAATACTTGTAAGGCAAGGTGCTCAAGTCAACTTCACCATGACACCTAGAACATGGCAAGGCAGGGGTCTACTCGG GGCATTGGTTAACATTTCGTATTAG
- the LOC137747892 gene encoding xanthotoxin 5-hydroxylase CYP82C4-like: protein MDLSIQLTVISLLVSLIFLIRACLKKNMQDSKSREAPEPAGGWPIIGHLHLLGGGDQLLYRTLGAMADKYGPAFNIRLGSRRAFVVSSWEVAKDCFTVNDRALASRPATVAAKHMGYNYAVFGFAPYSPFWREMRRIATLELLSNRRLDMLKHVRTSELDMGIKELYNLWVQNGGLRPAVVELNHWLEELTLNVVVRMVAGKRYFGASAKCEDGDEARRCQKAIGQFFHLIGIFVVADALPFLWWLDLQGHEKAMKKTAKELDGILGGWLEEHRQRRGASHGKAEDEGGDEDFIDVMLSLEEEGQLSNFQYSSDTSIKSTCLALILGGSDTTAGTLTWAISLLLNNPHAMKKAQEELDLHVSTERQVEESDITNLVYLQAIIKETLRLYPAGPLLGPREALEDCTVAGYRVPAGTRLVVNVWKIQRDPRVWENPSAFVPERFLESHSHVDVRGQQFNLMPFGFGRRSCPGMSFAMQVLHLTLARLLHGFKIETASGQAIDLTESPGLTIPKATPLEVLLSPRLPSELYL, encoded by the exons ATGGATCTTTCTATCCAATTAACTGTCATAAGTTTGCTCGTTTCCCTAATTTTTCTCATTCGCGCatgtcttaaaaaaaatatgcaagatTCCAAGTCTAGAGAAGCACCGGAACCCGCCGGTGGATGGCCAATCATAGGCCACCTCCACCTTCTAGGAGGCGGAGACCAGCTTCTTTACCGAACACTTGGGGCAATGGCGGACAAGTACGGCCCAGCCTTCAACATCCGCCTCGGCAGCCGCCGAGCTTTTGTAGTGAGCAGCTGGGAAGTAGCAAAAGACTGTTTCACAGTCAACGACAGGGCACTCGCTTCTCGACCCGCGACGGTGGCCGCCAAGCACATGGGCTACAACTATGCCGTGTTCGGCTTCGCGCCCTACAGCCCATTTTGGCGGGAGATGAGAAGAATCGCAACGCTCGAGCTCCTCTCGAATCGAAGGCTGGATATGCTCAAACATGTCAGGACGTCAGAACTCGACATGGGCATAAAAGAACTGTACAATTTGTGGGTCCAAAACGGAGGTTTACGACCTGCCGTTGTCGAGCTCAATCACTGGTTGGAGGAGCTGACGCTTAACGTGGTGGTTAGGATGGTGGCGGGAAAGCGTTATTTTGGCGCGTCGGCGAAATGCGAAGATGGGGACGAGGCGAGAAGGTGTCAGAAGGCGATTGGGCAGTTTTTTCATCTGATCGGGATTTTTGTGGTGGCAGATGCACTGCCGTTTCTTTGGTGGTTGGATTTGCAGGGGCACGAAAAGGCGATGAAGAAGACCGCGAAAGAGTTGGATGGAATACTCGGAGGGTGGCTGGAGGAGCACCGCCAGAGGAGAGGAGCTTCTCATGGTAAGGCGGAGGATGAAGGAGGTGATGAGGATTTCATTGATGTCATGTTGTCTCTTGAGGAGGAAGGGCAGCTTTCAAATTTTCAGTATAGTTCAGATACTAGCATCAAGTCTACCTGTCTG GCGCTTATACTTGGTGGGAGTGACACGACAGCAGGAACTCTGACATGGGCAATCTCATTACTCTTAAACAATCCCCATGCCATGAAAAAGGCACAAGAAGAGCTAGACCTCCACGTCAGCACAGAAAGACAGGTTGAAGAATCCGACATCACGAACTTGGTATATCTCCAAGCCATAATCAAGGAAACTCTGCGTCTGTACCCAGCTGGGCCCCTTTTGGGACCCAGAGAAGCTCTGGAAGACTGTACCGTAGCAGGGTACCGCGTGCCAGCCGGCACCCGGCTAGTGGTCAACGTGTGGAAGATTCAAAGGGATCCTAGGGTTTGGGAGAACCCATCTGCTTTTGTTCCTGAGAGGTTCTTGGAAAGCCATAGCCATGTCGACGTCAGAGGCCAACAATTCAATCTGATGCCGTTCGGCTTTGGCAGACGGTCGTGCCCCGGTATGTCGTTTGCCATGCAGGTTCTTCACCTAACGCTTGCTCGACTGCTGCACGGGTTTAAGATTGAAACGGCGTCGGGTCAGGCTATTGATTTGACTGAGAGTCCTGGTCTGACCATTCCGAAAGCAACTCCTTTGGAAGTTCTCCTCAGCCCACGTCTACCTAGTGAACTCTATCTCTAG